Proteins encoded by one window of Phenylobacterium soli:
- a CDS encoding ABC-F family ATP-binding cassette domain-containing protein → MSAPSTPAFLTLDSVAARTPDGRTLFEDLTLALGRERTGLVGRNGVGKTTLLRILSGEADPAEGAVARTGSVGVLAQSLEPPPGACVADLMGLAEPLARLSRIAGGEGDAEDLAEADWTLEARLEAALAGVGLAGLDLQRPAADLSGGQRTRAALAGLIARGPDVLLLDEPTNNLDAAGRALVAEALGAWSGGAVVVSHDRALLRRMDRIVELTSLGARIYGGGYDLYAERKAAEEAAAARDLAEAERAVARASREAQAATERQARRDAAGRRFAARRSEPKILLGRQAERAENSGGRGDRLAERQKAEAVAQLAEAGARVERLRTLAFDLPPSGLAAGKTVLVIEDAGFAYAGGPPVLSGFSLRITGPERIALQGPNGAGKTTAIRLAAGELSPTVGAVRLGVRPALVDQQTAILKTDETLIEAYRRLNPAATINDAHAALARFLFRNRDAGKRVGALSGGERLRAALACVLAGEAPPQLLILDEPTNHLDLDSIAAVEAALRGYDGALLVASHDPDFLAEIGVARTVSLRS, encoded by the coding sequence ATGTCTGCCCCCTCCACGCCCGCCTTCCTGACGCTCGATTCCGTCGCCGCCCGAACCCCTGACGGCCGCACCCTCTTCGAAGACCTGACCCTCGCCCTCGGCCGCGAGCGTACAGGCCTCGTCGGCCGAAACGGCGTCGGCAAGACCACGCTCCTGCGCATCCTCTCCGGCGAGGCCGATCCCGCCGAGGGCGCCGTCGCCCGCACCGGCTCGGTGGGCGTGCTCGCCCAGTCGCTCGAGCCGCCGCCTGGCGCCTGCGTCGCCGATCTGATGGGCCTGGCCGAGCCCCTCGCGCGCCTGTCCCGGATCGCAGGCGGGGAGGGGGACGCCGAGGACCTTGCAGAGGCGGACTGGACGCTGGAGGCGCGCCTCGAGGCCGCCCTGGCGGGCGTGGGCCTCGCCGGCCTCGACCTGCAGCGCCCGGCCGCCGACCTCAGTGGCGGCCAGCGCACCCGCGCCGCGCTCGCCGGCCTGATCGCCCGCGGCCCCGACGTCCTCCTGCTCGACGAGCCGACCAACAACCTCGATGCGGCGGGCCGCGCCCTGGTGGCCGAGGCGTTGGGCGCCTGGAGCGGCGGAGCGGTGGTGGTGAGCCACGACCGGGCGCTGCTGCGGCGCATGGACCGGATCGTCGAACTGACCAGCCTGGGCGCCCGCATCTATGGCGGCGGCTACGACCTCTATGCCGAGCGCAAGGCCGCCGAGGAGGCGGCCGCAGCGCGCGACCTCGCGGAGGCGGAGCGGGCGGTGGCGCGTGCGTCGCGTGAGGCCCAGGCGGCCACCGAGCGACAGGCGCGCCGCGACGCCGCCGGCCGCCGCTTCGCCGCGCGCCGGAGCGAGCCGAAGATCCTGCTGGGGCGCCAGGCCGAACGGGCCGAGAACTCGGGCGGCCGCGGGGATCGCCTGGCCGAGCGCCAGAAGGCGGAGGCCGTCGCCCAGCTCGCCGAGGCCGGGGCCAGGGTGGAGCGCCTGCGGACGCTGGCCTTCGATCTCCCGCCCTCGGGTCTCGCCGCGGGCAAGACGGTGCTCGTCATCGAGGACGCGGGCTTCGCCTACGCCGGCGGCCCACCGGTCCTCTCAGGATTCAGCCTGCGGATCACCGGGCCGGAGCGCATCGCCCTGCAGGGGCCGAACGGCGCCGGCAAGACCACCGCCATCCGCCTGGCGGCCGGCGAGCTCTCGCCCACTGTTGGCGCGGTGCGGCTCGGCGTCCGCCCGGCGCTCGTCGACCAGCAGACGGCGATCCTCAAGACGGACGAGACCCTGATCGAGGCCTATCGCCGACTGAACCCAGCGGCCACGATCAACGACGCCCACGCGGCCCTGGCGCGCTTCCTGTTCCGTAACCGGGACGCGGGCAAGCGGGTGGGCGCCTTGAGCGGCGGCGAGCGGCTGCGCGCGGCCCTGGCCTGCGTCCTGGCCGGCGAGGCGCCGCCCCAGCTCCTGATCCTCGACGAGCCGACCAACCATCTCGATCTCGACTCGATCGCCGCGGTGGAGGCGGCGCTCCGCGGGTATGACGGGGCCCTGCTCGTGGCCAGTCACGACCCCGACTTCCTCGCGGAAATCGGGGTCGCGCGGACGGTCAGCTTGCGGTCATGA
- a CDS encoding 6,7-dimethyl-8-ribityllumazine synthase, whose protein sequence is MTQAIQQASQPVAYELPTANGAYRAARIGFVHGLWHADIVREAHTGFVEEMTALGFPAEGIDRFETPGAFEIPLHAQTLARTGRYAAIVAAAFVVDGGIYRHDFVAGTVVNALMQVQLATETPVFSVVLTPHHFHEHDVHQRFFYEHFRVKGQEAARACRLTLDSLAKLAA, encoded by the coding sequence ATGACCCAAGCGATCCAACAGGCCAGCCAGCCGGTCGCCTACGAACTCCCCACCGCCAACGGCGCCTATCGCGCAGCCCGCATCGGCTTCGTGCACGGCCTGTGGCATGCCGACATCGTCCGCGAGGCCCATACCGGCTTCGTCGAGGAGATGACCGCGCTCGGCTTCCCCGCCGAGGGCATCGACCGCTTCGAGACCCCCGGCGCCTTCGAGATCCCGCTGCACGCCCAGACCCTGGCCCGCACCGGCCGCTACGCCGCGATCGTGGCGGCGGCCTTCGTGGTCGACGGCGGCATCTACCGCCACGATTTCGTCGCCGGGACGGTGGTCAACGCCCTCATGCAGGTGCAGCTCGCCACCGAGACCCCCGTGTTCTCCGTCGTGCTGACGCCGCACCATTTCCATGAGCACGACGTCCACCAGCGGTTCTTCTACGAGCACTTCCGGGTGAAGGGCCAGGAGGCGGCGCGCGCCTGCCGCCTGACCCTCGACAGCCTCGCCAAGCTGGCGGCGTGA
- a CDS encoding PaaI family thioesterase produces the protein MDQSIDGPLPGFEPHDRKSPLTDPWEPLFSRLAGERVILGLRAAAAHTNSRGFVHGGLISALADNAMGLSCARTLGHAGGLVTVSLSVDFLGAAYKGQWLEFDTVFVKPGSTLCFAQAFVTADGQPCARADAVFRVVGREAERKAS, from the coding sequence ATGGATCAAAGCATCGACGGCCCCTTGCCGGGTTTCGAGCCGCACGACCGCAAGAGCCCACTGACCGATCCCTGGGAGCCGCTCTTCAGCCGCCTGGCGGGAGAGCGGGTGATCCTCGGGCTGCGCGCCGCGGCGGCCCACACCAACAGCCGCGGCTTCGTCCACGGCGGGCTGATCTCGGCGCTGGCCGACAACGCCATGGGGCTCTCCTGCGCCCGCACGCTCGGCCACGCCGGCGGCCTGGTGACGGTGAGCCTCTCCGTCGACTTCCTCGGCGCGGCCTACAAGGGCCAGTGGCTGGAGTTCGACACGGTGTTCGTGAAACCGGGCTCCACGCTCTGCTTCGCGCAGGCCTTCGTCACGGCCGATGGCCAGCCGTGCGCCAGGGCCGACGCGGTCTTCCGCGTCGTCGGGCGCGAGGCGGAGAGGAAGGCGTCATGA
- a CDS encoding rod-binding protein, translating to MTTPLSVSPSLLAPTAQPTAAEMAKRSQIKQTAQDFESSFLSVMMQQMFAGLSTDGPFGGGPGEEMFRSVLTDAMAKQVTRTGGVGVAASVEREMLKLQGLS from the coding sequence ATGACGACCCCGCTCTCGGTCTCCCCGTCCCTGCTCGCGCCCACCGCCCAGCCCACCGCCGCGGAAATGGCCAAGCGCAGCCAGATCAAGCAGACCGCCCAGGACTTCGAGTCCTCCTTCCTGTCGGTGATGATGCAGCAGATGTTCGCCGGCCTCTCGACCGACGGCCCCTTCGGCGGCGGCCCCGGCGAGGAGATGTTCCGCTCGGTGCTCACCGACGCCATGGCCAAGCAGGTCACCAGGACCGGCGGCGTCGGCGTCGCCGCGAGCGTCGAGCGCGAGATGCTCAAGCTGCAGGGGCTGAGCTGA
- the fliX gene encoding flagellar assembly regulator FliX: protein MKVTGTGGVGQAGGPRSSRPAGGGDGFRLPGAQAPAAPSQSTGVSSANAVVGVEALLTLQDVGGPLERKRRAVGRASRLLDVLEGLKIALLEGRVTGADLERLHRTIREQRAATDDPRLEGLLDEIETRASVELAKLEQARSLTQGEGEGPRAA from the coding sequence ATGAAGGTCACCGGAACAGGTGGGGTCGGACAGGCGGGCGGGCCACGCTCGTCGCGCCCGGCCGGCGGCGGCGATGGCTTCCGGCTGCCGGGCGCGCAGGCCCCGGCCGCGCCGAGCCAGAGCACGGGCGTCAGCTCCGCCAATGCGGTCGTGGGGGTCGAGGCGCTGCTCACCCTGCAGGACGTCGGCGGTCCGCTGGAGCGCAAGCGCCGGGCGGTGGGCCGGGCGAGCCGGCTGCTGGACGTGCTCGAAGGCCTGAAGATCGCCCTCCTGGAGGGCCGGGTGACCGGCGCCGACCTGGAGCGCCTGCACCGCACGATCCGCGAACAGCGCGCCGCCACCGACGATCCGCGCCTCGAAGGCCTCCTCGACGAGATAGAGACGCGCGCCTCGGTTGAGCTCGCCAAGCTTGAGCAGGCCCGGAGCCTCACCCAGGGGGAGGGCGAGGGCCCGCGTGCGGCATGA
- the dksA gene encoding RNA polymerase-binding protein DksA: MKTAAVLAEKSDYRPSEDEEFMNERQLEYFKQKLMNWKEEILRESRETLTHLQSETENHPDLADRASSETDRALELRTRDRQRKLISKIDEALRRIEDGSYGYCEETGEPIGVARLEARPIATLSLEAQERHERRERVHRDD; the protein is encoded by the coding sequence ATGAAAACAGCCGCAGTTCTGGCTGAAAAGTCCGACTACCGTCCTTCCGAGGACGAGGAGTTCATGAACGAGCGTCAGCTTGAGTACTTCAAGCAGAAGCTCATGAACTGGAAGGAGGAAATCCTCAGGGAATCTCGCGAGACCCTGACGCACCTCCAGAGCGAGACTGAAAACCATCCCGACCTCGCGGACCGGGCCTCGTCGGAAACCGACCGGGCACTGGAGCTGCGCACCCGCGATCGCCAGCGCAAGCTGATTTCCAAGATCGACGAGGCGCTCCGCAGGATCGAGGACGGCTCCTACGGCTACTGCGAGGAGACCGGCGAGCCGATCGGCGTGGCCCGTCTCGAAGCCCGCCCGATCGCCACCCTGAGCCTGGAAGCCCAGGAGCGGCACGAGCGGCGCGAGCGCGTCCACCGCGACGACTGA
- a CDS encoding TonB-dependent receptor domain-containing protein: MKLLTRVALMGVTALSAGGSLGVAYAQQQNNQVSEIVVTGSRIRTSPLDQDQPVVQIDQEMVAKSGLTSTVDVLQRIPSAGGGLNAKFNNSGNSGNPPDGGGVGAGSAEIDLRYLGSRRALVLVDGQRWVGGASASGVPGSVDLNTIPTAMIDRMEVLQEGASPIYGSDAISGVVNIITKQRQNGFQASAQVGEFSEGDGLTQDYNVSWGVSTGPTSIVIGGGYFKQDPVSSNDRSISRFPAPYSTSCLDGGCSSGTPLARVLVHDPNTGNDLDLTLRQALGVGVRPTYIPADPTSAAGSYKAFSTADRFNFQPYNYILTPLERVSAFATVTQDITDKVHFRARASFVERKSANQAAPLPLFVGPDAGNGNLLDTITISASNPYNPFGFDLGPGTLTFVGRRMVEAGPRHYEQTVDTWNVMGSFYGDFGVMDRTWHWDVNAEWSRNHADQTFTGNINAARVQQALGPIAQCTGSCVPLNLFGGAGTITSAMLNYIGFTEHDSSQQELSDVTANITGDLFDLPAGPLAFAAGLEHRRTTGYFQPDALVVEGLTSDIPAQPASGKITVKEAYGELRIPLIKDTPFIYRLDASVAGRWFDYSTSGKDSTYKGGLAWRPVEDVLVRGSYAQGFRAPTIGELFGTASRFDASVTDPCSDMLGLAGGTAASATVRANCVARGVPANGSYVQLNPQIAVITSGNHDLKPETSKGWNYSFVWEPKFLRGLSWADGGSIEVAYSDIKLDGAIQALSGQTLLDRCANTNDPLSCATITRTASGAISGISNPLINIGGIQTRSLDVNLLWRSPEWDMGRFNASWNTTRLLEYTEQQPTSTGFQPVKREGTERGSPSQAFPKTKSNLMVDWDKADWGATLGVRYISSVTEPAAGNNKMAARTYVDGQIRWTPSFLTTGLSLALGANNLFDKDPPGCISCDLNNFDPNVYDVPGRFIYFRLSYRPQ, from the coding sequence ATGAAGCTCCTAACTCGCGTCGCCCTGATGGGCGTGACGGCCCTGTCGGCCGGCGGCAGCCTCGGCGTCGCCTACGCCCAGCAGCAGAACAACCAGGTCTCGGAAATCGTCGTCACCGGCTCGCGCATCCGCACGAGCCCGCTCGATCAGGACCAGCCCGTGGTCCAGATCGACCAGGAGATGGTGGCCAAGAGCGGCCTCACCTCGACGGTAGACGTGCTGCAGCGGATCCCGTCCGCCGGCGGCGGCCTGAACGCCAAGTTCAACAACTCCGGCAACTCCGGCAACCCGCCGGACGGCGGCGGCGTCGGCGCCGGCTCCGCCGAGATCGACCTGCGCTACCTCGGCTCGCGCCGGGCTCTGGTGCTGGTCGACGGCCAACGCTGGGTGGGCGGCGCCTCCGCCTCGGGCGTGCCGGGCTCGGTCGACCTCAACACCATCCCGACGGCGATGATCGACCGGATGGAAGTGCTCCAGGAAGGCGCCTCGCCGATCTACGGCTCCGACGCCATCTCGGGCGTCGTCAACATCATCACCAAGCAGCGCCAGAACGGCTTCCAGGCGAGCGCCCAGGTGGGCGAGTTCTCGGAGGGCGACGGCCTGACCCAGGACTACAACGTCTCCTGGGGCGTCTCGACCGGCCCGACCTCGATCGTGATCGGCGGCGGTTACTTCAAGCAGGATCCGGTGTCGTCCAACGACCGCTCGATCTCCCGCTTCCCGGCGCCCTACTCCACCTCCTGCCTCGACGGCGGCTGCTCGTCGGGCACGCCGCTGGCGCGGGTGCTCGTCCACGATCCCAACACCGGCAACGACCTCGACCTGACGCTGCGTCAGGCGCTGGGCGTCGGCGTGCGGCCGACCTACATCCCGGCCGACCCGACCAGCGCGGCGGGCAGCTACAAGGCGTTCTCGACCGCCGACCGCTTCAACTTCCAGCCCTACAACTACATCCTGACACCGCTGGAGCGGGTGAGCGCCTTCGCCACGGTGACCCAGGACATCACCGATAAGGTCCACTTCCGGGCCCGCGCCTCGTTCGTGGAGCGCAAGTCGGCCAACCAGGCCGCGCCGCTGCCGCTGTTCGTCGGCCCCGACGCCGGCAACGGCAACCTGCTCGACACGATCACCATCTCGGCGAGCAACCCCTACAACCCGTTCGGCTTCGACCTCGGCCCGGGCACCCTGACCTTCGTCGGCCGCCGGATGGTCGAGGCGGGCCCGCGCCACTACGAGCAGACGGTCGACACCTGGAACGTCATGGGCAGCTTCTATGGCGACTTCGGCGTCATGGACCGCACCTGGCACTGGGACGTGAACGCCGAGTGGTCGCGCAACCACGCCGACCAGACCTTCACCGGCAACATCAACGCCGCCCGCGTGCAGCAGGCGCTGGGCCCAATCGCGCAGTGCACGGGCTCCTGCGTGCCGCTGAACCTGTTCGGCGGCGCCGGGACGATCACCTCGGCCATGCTCAACTATATCGGCTTCACCGAGCATGACTCCTCTCAGCAGGAGCTGTCGGACGTCACCGCCAACATCACGGGCGACCTGTTCGACCTGCCAGCCGGGCCGCTAGCCTTCGCCGCCGGCCTCGAGCACCGCCGCACCACCGGCTACTTCCAGCCCGACGCCCTCGTGGTCGAGGGCCTGACCTCCGACATCCCGGCCCAGCCGGCGAGCGGCAAGATCACGGTCAAGGAAGCGTATGGCGAACTGCGCATCCCGCTGATCAAAGACACGCCGTTCATCTACCGCCTCGACGCCTCGGTGGCCGGCCGCTGGTTCGACTATTCCACCTCTGGCAAGGACTCGACCTACAAGGGCGGCCTCGCCTGGCGTCCGGTCGAGGACGTGCTGGTCCGCGGCTCCTACGCGCAGGGCTTCCGGGCCCCGACCATCGGCGAGCTGTTCGGCACCGCCTCGCGCTTCGACGCCAGCGTCACCGACCCGTGCTCCGACATGCTGGGGCTCGCCGGCGGCACGGCGGCCAGCGCCACGGTCCGCGCCAACTGCGTCGCCCGCGGCGTGCCGGCCAACGGCAGCTACGTGCAGCTCAACCCGCAGATCGCGGTCATCACCTCGGGCAACCACGACCTGAAGCCCGAGACCAGCAAGGGCTGGAACTACAGCTTCGTCTGGGAGCCCAAGTTCCTGCGCGGCCTCTCCTGGGCCGACGGCGGCTCGATCGAGGTGGCCTATTCGGACATCAAGCTCGACGGCGCCATCCAGGCGCTGAGCGGCCAGACCCTGCTCGACCGCTGCGCCAACACCAATGACCCGCTGTCCTGCGCCACCATCACGCGCACGGCCTCGGGGGCGATCTCGGGGATCTCGAACCCGCTGATCAACATCGGCGGCATCCAGACCCGGTCGCTCGACGTGAACCTGCTGTGGCGCTCGCCGGAGTGGGACATGGGCCGCTTCAACGCCAGCTGGAACACCACGCGGCTCCTCGAGTACACCGAGCAGCAGCCCACCTCGACGGGCTTCCAGCCGGTGAAGCGCGAGGGCACCGAGCGCGGCAGCCCGAGCCAGGCCTTCCCCAAGACCAAGTCCAACCTGATGGTCGACTGGGACAAGGCCGACTGGGGCGCGACCCTCGGCGTGCGCTACATCTCCTCGGTGACGGAGCCGGCCGCCGGCAACAACAAGATGGCGGCCCGCACCTATGTGGACGGCCAGATCCGCTGGACGCCGTCGTTCCTGACCACCGGCCTGTCGCTGGCCCTCGGCGCGAACAACCTGTTCGACAAGGACCCGCCCGGCTGCATCAGCTGCGACCTGAACAACTTCGACCCCAACGTCTATGACGTGCCGGGCCGGTTCATCTACTTCCGCCTGAGCTACCGCCCGCAGTAG
- a CDS encoding cupredoxin domain-containing protein, with the protein MGSKPVAAVLTVLLSVLPAVATSAPAASGAEEVRVSLTLRDHRFAPDKVTVPAGRTVRIELINEDPAVEEFDSEDLRVEKDVTPRARASFTVGPLKPGTYNFMGELHPDTASGVLTAVAD; encoded by the coding sequence ATGGGCTCGAAACCGGTCGCTGCTGTCCTGACGGTCCTGCTGTCCGTCCTTCCCGCCGTGGCGACGAGCGCGCCGGCGGCGTCTGGCGCGGAGGAGGTGCGGGTGAGCCTGACCCTCCGGGACCACCGGTTCGCGCCCGACAAGGTCACGGTGCCGGCCGGCCGCACGGTGCGCATCGAGCTCATCAACGAAGATCCCGCCGTGGAGGAATTCGACAGCGAAGACCTCCGCGTCGAGAAGGACGTCACCCCGCGGGCTCGGGCGAGCTTCACGGTGGGGCCCCTGAAGCCGGGGACCTACAACTTCATGGGCGAGTTGCATCCGGACACCGCGTCCGGCGTCCTGACCGCGGTGGCCGACTAG
- a CDS encoding flagellar basal body protein, whose amino-acid sequence MALSAQDATDRVAQLVTLTERLTELIAVQAQAFEQHRPQDAAGLIDETSKLANIYRHESAKVRANPKLIAGAPLADRTRLVRATEAFDAVLARQSRALDAARTVTEGLVKAIAEEVASQRQKGAAEGYGPSGERAVKPADGRAITLNRRA is encoded by the coding sequence ATGGCCCTCTCCGCCCAGGACGCCACCGACCGCGTCGCCCAGCTCGTCACCCTGACCGAGCGCCTCACCGAGCTGATCGCCGTCCAGGCCCAGGCCTTCGAGCAGCACCGTCCGCAGGACGCCGCCGGCCTGATCGACGAGACCTCCAAGCTGGCCAACATCTACCGCCACGAGTCGGCCAAGGTGCGGGCCAATCCGAAACTGATCGCCGGCGCGCCCCTGGCCGACCGCACCCGGCTGGTCCGCGCGACCGAGGCCTTCGACGCCGTCCTCGCCCGCCAGTCCCGCGCCCTCGACGCGGCCCGCACCGTCACCGAGGGGTTGGTCAAGGCCATCGCCGAGGAAGTCGCCAGCCAGCGTCAGAAGGGCGCCGCCGAAGGCTATGGCCCCAGCGGCGAGCGGGCCGTGAAGCCCGCGGACGGCCGGGCCATCACCCTCAACCGCCGGGCCTGA
- a CDS encoding LysR substrate-binding domain-containing protein, with amino-acid sequence MPKRRHLPLTALRAFEAFARHGRMSLAADELCVTHGAVSRQVRSLERLCGVRLTHGPRNNLRLTDAGERLARSLGATFDELERSFVEVSGAGDREIHVSCVGTLAMRWLIPKLAGFHARHPEISIRVTEAYRPVDFAREPFDAAIRLSETAHVEGGTATPLLDNFHGPVLSPALHAAGVSPAQLGALPRLHTRSHPQAWAEWADHAGMLLPETSEHREYEHIFYTLEAAAAGLGVGITPWIYVAGDIAAGRLVAPFGFVRTPARFQLILPDQTPKKGLARFRDWLLEEAATAPPPPEMALVGA; translated from the coding sequence ATGCCGAAGCGCCGACACCTGCCGCTGACCGCCCTGCGCGCCTTCGAGGCCTTCGCCCGGCATGGGCGGATGAGCCTGGCGGCCGATGAGCTCTGCGTCACCCACGGGGCGGTGAGCCGCCAGGTTCGCAGCCTCGAGCGCCTCTGCGGCGTCCGCCTGACCCACGGCCCACGCAACAACCTTCGGCTCACCGACGCCGGCGAGCGGCTGGCCCGCTCGCTCGGCGCGACCTTCGACGAGCTGGAGCGCAGCTTCGTGGAGGTGAGCGGCGCCGGCGACCGCGAGATCCATGTCTCCTGCGTCGGCACCCTCGCTATGCGCTGGCTGATCCCCAAGCTCGCCGGCTTCCACGCCCGCCATCCGGAGATCTCGATCCGGGTGACCGAGGCCTACCGGCCCGTCGATTTCGCGCGCGAGCCGTTCGACGCGGCGATCCGGCTCTCCGAAACGGCGCATGTGGAGGGCGGCACGGCGACCCCACTGCTCGACAACTTCCACGGCCCGGTGCTCTCGCCGGCTCTGCACGCGGCGGGCGTCAGTCCCGCCCAGCTCGGCGCCCTGCCCCGCCTGCACACCCGCTCCCATCCGCAGGCCTGGGCCGAGTGGGCCGACCATGCCGGCATGCTGCTGCCCGAGACGTCAGAGCACCGCGAGTACGAGCACATCTTCTACACCCTGGAGGCCGCGGCGGCGGGGCTCGGCGTCGGCATCACGCCTTGGATCTATGTGGCGGGCGACATCGCCGCCGGTCGCCTCGTCGCCCCCTTCGGCTTCGTGCGCACGCCCGCCCGCTTCCAGCTCATCCTGCCCGACCAGACGCCGAAGAAAGGCCTCGCCCGCTTCCGCGACTGGCTGCTCGAGGAGGCCGCCACCGCCCCGCCGCCGCCGGAGATGGCCCTGGTCGGGGCGTGA
- a CDS encoding LOG family protein has protein sequence MAQTTQALDAICVFCGSSDAADPAFLTAAKDLGAALAAAELKLVYGGGGVGLMGACARAAHEAGGRVLGIIPDFLVGRERALESVEHVVVSNMHERKMMMFERADGFVILPGGVGTLEEVVELLSWRRLDLHAKPVVFYNPRGFWAPLFQLFQMTVDENLTPPEFMDCWKSVETVEEIVPALFAMSGETVQVDQRLARKA, from the coding sequence ATGGCGCAAACCACCCAGGCCCTGGACGCGATCTGCGTCTTCTGCGGCTCGTCCGACGCCGCCGATCCTGCCTTCCTGACCGCCGCCAAGGACCTCGGCGCGGCCCTGGCGGCGGCCGAGCTGAAGCTCGTCTATGGCGGCGGCGGGGTCGGCCTGATGGGCGCCTGCGCCCGCGCCGCCCACGAGGCGGGCGGCCGGGTGCTCGGCATCATCCCCGACTTCCTGGTGGGACGCGAGCGGGCGCTGGAGAGCGTCGAGCACGTGGTCGTCAGCAACATGCACGAGCGCAAGATGATGATGTTCGAGCGCGCCGACGGCTTCGTCATCCTGCCCGGCGGCGTCGGCACCCTGGAGGAGGTGGTCGAGCTGCTCTCGTGGCGCCGCCTCGACCTGCACGCCAAACCGGTGGTCTTCTACAACCCGCGCGGCTTCTGGGCGCCCCTGTTCCAGCTCTTCCAGATGACCGTCGACGAGAACCTCACCCCGCCGGAATTCATGGATTGCTGGAAGTCGGTGGAGACGGTGGAGGAGATCGTCCCCGCGCTCTTCGCGATGTCCGGCGAGACCGTCCAAGTCGACCAGCGCCTGGCCCGCAAGGCCTAG
- a CDS encoding flagellar basal body P-ring protein FlgI, which translates to MRHLFRALAAGLLAVAVSGAPAFAKSRIKDIVDFEGVRDNMLVGYGIVVGLNGTGDALRNAPMTKQSLEAMLERLGVNTRDANLNTKNVAAVMVTAKLPAFAAAGAHVDVNVSALGDAKSLLGGTLLVTPLLGADGQAYAVAQGTVQTGSISAQGASGSTVSKGVPTAGRIAGGAIVEREIAFNFDAMPQMRLTLKNPDFTTAHRIADVINAKWPGSALAENPTIVAVRAPAGQDMMGFITQAENLSVEPDSPAKVVIDEVAGVIVMGENVRVSTVAIQQGNLTITVRESPAVSQPPPFARTGSTAVVPQSDVSVDEEKGKQFLTVRSGASLATLVAGLNALGVTPRDMISILQTIKAAGALQADIEVM; encoded by the coding sequence ATGCGTCATCTCTTCCGAGCCCTCGCCGCAGGCCTCCTGGCCGTCGCCGTCTCCGGCGCGCCGGCCTTCGCCAAGTCGCGGATCAAGGACATCGTCGACTTCGAGGGCGTGCGCGACAACATGCTGGTCGGCTACGGCATCGTGGTCGGCCTGAACGGCACCGGCGACGCCCTGCGCAACGCACCGATGACCAAGCAGAGCCTCGAGGCGATGCTGGAGCGGCTGGGCGTCAACACCCGCGACGCGAACCTGAACACCAAGAACGTCGCCGCCGTGATGGTCACCGCCAAGCTGCCGGCCTTCGCCGCGGCCGGCGCCCACGTCGACGTCAACGTGTCCGCCCTCGGCGACGCCAAGAGCCTGCTGGGCGGCACCCTGCTGGTCACCCCGCTTCTGGGGGCCGACGGCCAGGCCTATGCGGTGGCCCAGGGCACGGTGCAGACCGGCTCGATCAGCGCCCAGGGCGCCTCGGGCTCGACCGTCTCCAAGGGCGTGCCGACCGCCGGCCGCATCGCCGGCGGGGCCATCGTCGAGCGCGAGATCGCCTTCAACTTCGACGCGATGCCGCAGATGCGGCTGACCCTGAAGAACCCCGACTTCACCACCGCCCACCGCATCGCCGACGTGATCAACGCCAAGTGGCCGGGCTCGGCCCTCGCCGAGAACCCGACCATCGTGGCCGTCCGCGCCCCCGCCGGCCAGGACATGATGGGCTTCATCACCCAGGCCGAGAACCTCTCGGTCGAGCCCGACTCGCCCGCGAAGGTGGTCATCGACGAAGTCGCCGGCGTCATCGTCATGGGCGAGAACGTTCGGGTCTCCACGGTCGCCATCCAGCAGGGCAACCTGACCATCACGGTGCGCGAGAGCCCGGCGGTCAGCCAGCCGCCCCCCTTCGCCCGCACCGGCAGCACGGCCGTGGTGCCCCAGTCCGACGTCTCGGTCGACGAGGAGAAGGGCAAGCAGTTCCTGACCGTGAGGTCGGGCGCCTCGCTCGCCACCCTGGTCGCCGGCCTCAACGCCCTCGGCGTCACCCCGCGCGACATGATTTCCATCCTCCAGACCATCAAGGCCGCGGGCGCGCTGCAGGCCGACATCGAGGTGATGTGA
- a CDS encoding MgtC/SapB family protein: protein MSDPQIILRIFVAALACSMLGLERSRRYQFIGARTFGLIGIGGAVAGAMAARLGVIDPAATSRTLQGMLAGIGFLGAGVIVHPGVRLRTVGVTTAAAIWVAAVLGFAAGIGEWLLVMAGAGFSLVLLVMPEPLASKEDRDRARREAETSR, encoded by the coding sequence ATGTCAGATCCGCAGATCATCCTCCGCATCTTCGTCGCCGCCCTGGCGTGTTCGATGCTCGGGCTGGAGCGTTCGCGCCGCTACCAGTTCATCGGCGCGCGCACCTTCGGCCTGATCGGCATCGGGGGCGCGGTGGCCGGGGCCATGGCCGCCCGGCTCGGCGTCATCGACCCGGCCGCCACCAGCCGCACCCTGCAGGGCATGCTGGCCGGCATCGGCTTCCTCGGCGCCGGCGTCATCGTCCATCCGGGCGTGCGCCTGCGCACGGTGGGCGTCACCACGGCGGCGGCGATCTGGGTGGCGGCGGTCCTCGGCTTCGCGGCCGGCATCGGCGAATGGTTGCTGGTGATGGCCGGGGCGGGCTTCTCCCTGGTCCTGCTGGTCATGCCGGAGCCGCTGGCTTCGAAGGAAGACCGGGACCGCGCCCGCCGGGAGGCCGAGACCAGTCGCTGA